Within the Takifugu flavidus isolate HTHZ2018 chromosome 20, ASM371156v2, whole genome shotgun sequence genome, the region AACAAGGGTGTAAGTGTAACAGCCTTCGGGCCGTGGGGGGGATGGAAAACACCAGTGACCTGACTGTTGGTGCCATATTTATACTTAAACAGcttttttaataatttgttCTAATAAGCATGTAAACGGATCATTTGTGCAGGTTTCAGGTGTTCATTAAACTGCCTCACACAtaaaaccacagcagcagatgtgagaAGGTGTCCTGCTGGGGAGATCCCAGAGAACCTGCCCCTGCACGTCTGCATCTCAGCTACATTAACACGCCTGAGCTCTGATCCCAAATATGTGCTGAAGCGGAGCATTGTTGTTTAACTTCTGCTTCTGTAACACTCGGAGGACCATTCATCTCACACAGACGTGAAGCACAATGTCAGCGGACGAGTAAGAACCTGCAGTGCTGAGTAAGAGAGCATCACACATCCACCAGCTGGATCAAActccaccaacaccagcagcagatgtCTGGAAATCCCCCCTGAGTCAAGGCTTTGGTTCACCTGCAGCGTCTCCACAACAGGCTTCCCGTATCCTCAACTGTTAAAGACTGTCTTTGCGATTAATACTGTAAAAGTGTTGTTAAGGCCCTAAAGGCCAGCGccacagaggaaaacagcaggtTAAAAGGCACACCAGGAACCTTTCCCTCTCAGGTCTAACCAGCATTGAAGAATGTAAGAACACCTGAACAGGTGATCGGACCATGACAGGGGACACCATTCCCACACCGGGGACCATTATGTCTCGGATCAAATCACAAACTGAAATTCATGAAGTTATtcttgtttgcatttttattcaagACAGTACCGAAAAACATATGAGCACATGTACAGTGTATACTGCGGtcgatcaccatggcaaccacacCAAACTGTTATGGAGTATCTTTTTAGAGCAGGACTGATCTATGAGGTAGCCCCTGATCCAGGATCAGCTTGGACCCTACTAGCGTTGCCTTGGATCCTGAGCCAAGGTCATCCATCTCCATATCCACATCCATCTTCATATCTCACAGGCCGCAAACAGTTGATCCACCAAACATCACTGAAATCAACCGCTCTCCAGTCCCTACAGGTATACCTCAAGGCTCTGTCATGGTGCCCCTGCTCTTCATCACTTACCCTCTCCCCTTCAGCAAGATTCTGTAAATGTAACAACTTCCACTGTTTTGCCGATGATACCCATCTCTACCTGTCGAGCAAACCAAATTCCTTCCTCAGGTCCTGCTTGAATGAAATAGATCTGGTTTCCTTCTCAAACTTCCTTAAATTGAAACAGTTATAAAAGATTTCCATTCTAcagtcccctcctccccttAGATCAAAGGTTTGGGCATCATCCTCCACAATTCACTACCTCCCCACCACAAATCAATAACATCACTcagttaacaacaacaacaataataataataataattcccaCCGTGGACTGATCAACAGTATCTGAAATAGAGGGAACATGTAAATGGATATTGGTCTTTCTGGATCCCAGTATTATACTGGAGGGACTAGACATCCCGGCAGCAGCTTCCCAACTGTCTGGTTAATCTTTAAATAAGTGCTGTTTTCCCCTGAATTAGCAAGGAAGCTGCTCCGGCAGCAACTTGTTTCTGCCTGCAGTCCCACATTCTCAGCGTTGACAGACACTGCAGACCTGCTACTGGACCTGaagacctgcagctggacctgtAGACCTGCTACTGGACCTGaagacctgcagctggacctgtAGACCTGCTACTGGACCTGAAGACCTGCAACTGGACCTGtagacctgcagctggacctgaAGACCTGCAACTGGACCTGTAGACCTGCTGCTGAACCTGAAGACCTGCAACTGGACCTGtagacctgcagctggacctgaAGAACTGCTGCTGGACCTACAACACCACCACACATGTGGCTCCTGACCAACTGGCCTAATCTGACTTTGAcatgttgcatttttattggTAAACTGAtgccataataataataataataataataataattagaatCATGGTCATTATGGGCCATAATGATCAGAATAGTTATAATTATTATAAGAGCTATAAATATTCATATAAATGAATTCTTGGTTGGTCCCACTTTAGATAATGGAACGGACATTCACCTTTAAGGACCATGTTAAATAAGGGCATAAAGAATAATAAGGTAGGTAGGTGACGTGTTCCCTAATGCACAGCCAGGTGAATGTTTATGGGACCATCCTAACAACCGTAACAGCAATAACGAGGACACAACAGCCGTACTGGCAGGAGTAACATGACTGACCTGTAAATAGTTGTTGGCAGAGCTTCTGTGGCTCAGCAGTGAAGCTGCATTAAAGCCATGGAAAAAGTGCAGGATGCTGCAGATAAAGAGCAGCGTCGGCATAATCCTGTCATCCATCGACAGAGCCGAGCTGCCGAGCTGCTGCGAGGATGAGCGGCGTGAATAAATGAGCGCGCACGGTTCTTTGTGCTGCTTAAATGATCAACTCACTGACATGTGACTTAACCCCTCTGACACCAGGGCTTCTCTCCTGCCGGCACTGAAAGCTGTTTTCTGTCCCAAAGAAGGAAACATACAATGTATAATAGTTTCAGGTGAGGAAACTGAGCATGTAGCCAAAAGAGGAGTAGCGTAAGTTTAAAACTGGAAGTTTAAGACTTGAAAAGATCCGGatacagaagagaaagaaggtGAAATAAAGGAGTTTCCAGCAGAGCTCAGTGGCTGTCTGGCTCACGTGGATTCAACATGTTCAGAGGTCCTGGACAGATTATTGTGGCTATGATGTGTCTGAAGTAAAGATTTTATACAAGTATGAACACATGAGCTCATAAACAGAGGCTAAACAAATGAACCACAGGATTTCAAGTTTTGTAACATCCACTGGTTTTATAAGCACCAACTGGGGACCTGCTCCTTTAAGAagagagagtatgtgtgtgtgtgtgtgtgtgtgtgtgtgtgtgtgtgtgtgactgcagtgttctacacacacactaactAATCCACCTTTTGGAAAAAGGATGTTGGCAGCAGTTACAGTCGTGGGATCAGCTCTGAGGGgcttcacctctgctgctgatgtgtttgtccTCAGACCTGAGGTCAGAGCAGTTGAGGAACCCATAGTGGCTGTCCTCCCTGGAGCAGGGCTGGTTCCGCTTGTGGCGAGGAGGAAAAACCATCTTGTTTGGTGTACACATGACGCGTGAGGTGTGGGGGTCCTTGACCTGAGTGCCCACATAAACTGTCCACTTAAGACCAAATTGGCTGGTGTCCAGTTGTGTGTGGGTGatgcatttatttgtgtgtgtgtgtgtgtgagagagagagagagatgcagggTGATGGTGCTGTGTGAGGATGCACGTGTGAGTGTCTTGTGAATGGGTGTGATTATGAGTGTGGCCCAGGCTCTGAGTTGCCTGGTGCTCTCCTAGGGGTCGTGGTCTATGGGTGCTTGGGTCGCTCTGATATATGGCAGTTCCCTGGGTCGGTGGGGTGCGGGCACTTGAGCTTGTGAGGATGGCGGACACCTGGTTTGTCCTGTgtccgggggtggggggtgttgccCGTCATCGCCTGGTATTGGTGCCTTTAGCGGCGTGGGCCCTCCCTTCGGCGGCCCCCCTTTGCTGTTCCGCCCTGGGTATGGGATAGTGGTGGTCCACGGACTGGTTGGCCCTCATGTCTGTTGTGCCCGGCAGGGGTTATTGGGgtctctgtctttgtgtgcTGCTTGAGACCTGTTGCCTGGTTCAGTGTGGGTCAACTTATGGATCTGTGACTTTATATTGCCAGTCTGTTTCTTATTCTATTCTCTGCATCAAGGTAAAACTGAGCTGTGAGTGAGTCTGAACTATCATCTCATTATCTGGTGTGTTTACTGGTCAGGTTGGAGGACCACAATAGAACATTGAGACACATCAAGGTCCAAAagttattcttattattattcccTTTACAAAGATGGAAAGTCTGAAGATTCAAATCAACAGGGGccgaataaagaaaaaacatatCAGCTCAGTAAAAGAtgacagacagaagcagacatCTGATACACAGAAAGAACGTCCCCTGGAGCAGGTTTCAGTTCCAATTCCACTGTAATAACTGTGTAATAACTGACAGAGGGACATTAATTTAGAATGAAAGAAACATGGCTGAATTCAGACTAGTGTTAAATTAATAGATTTACAAATGAGCTGGACATCAGTGACCCATCTGTCAATGATTCAGCCAACACACATTTATCTCAGAGACAAACACAGTTGTCATGGCAACTTCTGATAATAAAGACTTTAAAAACACCTGAACAATTTCAGCTCTTTGGCTTCATACAGATCAGGATTCTGCAAGAATCTAGACAGGGAATGTTAGCCCACGTGAGCACAGGCCATACTGGGGGGATGTTGGGTTTACTGGGACACACCCACGCATGTTCCCAGGCCCCTTAGTGTCTCTGAGCAGACGAGTTAGCTGCTGTTCCCTGAAGCCTCCCATAGCTTCATTCATAAGAAGGTTAGAGAAGATCGGGGAAGACACTTTTAATAACGCTGTCCCTCCAGCAGGTTCTGGTCCTGAGCTGAAAGAGGCGAACGGCTGCCTGAGCCCAGCGTtagacagctgctgcttttcattttcaaatgttcCATTCAGAATAGAAATGAAACAATCGGAAATGGAGGGAAGAACTCCAAACATTCACCgagcaaaagaaaaggaaaatattgaCAAAGTTTGTTTTAAGGCTGTAGATATTCAAACACCACCGCGTGTTAAATGGTTCCAACAGCTCAAACGCAAAGTTAATGGCCTTTCTTTAACATCTggataatgaataaatattgatttgatAGTTGATGGTCATTCAATAAAAGCAGTAAAACAAAGATTCAGTTGACTTTAGAAAAGAGCTGTGTGGACCCAGGCTGAGCCACCAGTAGGGGACAGAAGAAGAGGCCTTCAGCCTCACAAAGTCCTGGAAGGCATCTTGAGTTTATAGATCCCAGCCAGAGCTTTGGCTGCACTCTGGATCATGTGACGCTGGCTGGTGCCAGTCAGAGCCTGATGCCAGTCCGACCTGCTGATGTTGGGAAGGCTGCGCTCCAGGACTTCCCCCACTGGGACCATCAGACCTGACCAGCGGAGGCTGTAGTTTGGAGGCGTCAGGGCCTGAGCCTGCACAAAAGAGTCTGATGAGCAGCTGCCACTAAATCAGTGATGttacagaattttaaaaaaaacgtctGTTGTCATCTGGGCTGGTTTAGTTCAGGCATCACCGACTTCTGCAGCACAACAAACTCATCTCTCTTAGTTACTGAACCCTCGGAGCAACAAGGTATTCAGGGTGCTGAGGAACACCGAAGGCTTTTAAAGTACCTGCTGGATCACATCGAGAGTCAGTGGTGTCGCCTGGGTGAACACCTCGATGTGGATGCTGTGAACCGGGTCCTCCAAGATCAAACAGCCAATGTCAAACCACCTAcgaaaacagaaaaacatttcCCTGAAGCTTTTCCCTACCCCTCTAACAGCTGAAAAAGAGCTGAATAAGAGCTTAATAACAGCTGAATAGCTACagaccttttttattttattcagatgACTAGAACACTCTAAACACTCAAACCAGTGAGAACTATAACATCTCAATAATGAAGCGTACTTATCAGGAAAGAGCTCAGCGATGAAATTCTCCATAGAAACCACTGGCTGGTTCTCGTGGATCGTGCCAACACGGCGTAAACCATCAATGCGCTCCTGAGCCCCCTACACGGACGagcgtgcacacaaacaggacGTGTCATCATTACTTGCATCCTAAACatcctgaaggaggaggagcggttTATATAAACCAGACTGACCTTGAGCCCAGCTGCGTACCCCACGGGCTGGGGAGCTATGTTGGACTGACCCGGCTCTCCGCTCACCATGGCCAGTCCAAAGACCTCCTGAAAGGCATCCCGAACGGCCCCCACAGCCATCTCCTTATCAGAGGTCACCACAATGTCCACATCCCCCCCAGATTCTGGACAAACACAGACGTGGTAAAGGCTTGCAGATGGCTTCTCTTGCCAGAAGGAGGTGAGGAAGCAGCTCAGACTTACTGATGTATGGAGCCATGCCAGGATCCAGAGTGGTGATCATGGACTCCACAGAGTACTTGGTTTTGTCAAGGACCGTCTTCACGACATGGTTACCTGCTACTCCCTGGGAACCCACAAGAGCTTTGACTGTAAGTATCAGCCACTGTTCACAGCCTGACGTGCACGTGACACGTTCTCACTGACCTTGAAAAAGCCCCAGATACCCCCCCCACTGTTGACATCTGCAGACACTCTGGgatcttcctgctcctctgggaAGGTGATGGGAGATCCAGAAACCAGTCCTGCTGACATGACTGGCTGCTGGTTGAGGGGGTTTGATACTACGCCTGAGAGACATAGCAGAGGAGGGGCTGAGGGGTGGGTGGACGCTCAGGCTATGACTTTCTACTGTCGTTACAGATGAATTACATAaagatgaatgaataaattacTCTCAATCTTAATCATCGTTGCAATTTCATCAGAATATTATATTTGAAAATGTCTCCTTCTAGATTTAAAAACATAGGCAGCAAAAATGTGGTCTGACTGTAAGAAACTAACCCTGGAGGGGTGTGGACTTTGGACTCTTGTGAGCTTTATAAAAAATGAAGCCGGTTTAGTAGAACTACTGAAACATCTGGAGCCACATGCAGCAGATCcagtgacccagcagcaggagggggttCAGGCTCACCTGGACCAGGAACAGGGCTGGAAAATGTGGGGATGAGTGGTGTCTGGGGAGTCCGACCAGCATGGCCCTTGGTGATGTCGTGTCCTGCACTCACAGGGAAGGTGGACATGGGGGGGCCGGCAGGAGGGGTGGACATCATAGGAGCTGATGGGGGAGGTGAGACAAAAGTGGgcacagcagaggagctggatggagggaagggaggaaggcTGGTGAAAGGGGCGAGTGTGGCGGGGGGAGGAAACTGGGAGGGAGTGCCCATCTGGTTGAGGAAACcagaggtgggagggagaggagggaggctggggGACATGGAGGAGTTATGGACTGGGATGGAATTGGACCCCTGGAGGGACATAGGGCTGGACACACCTGAAAGACACATGTTCTGTTTAGGAGACAGGAATACTGGACCCAGGGAGCACAGCCCATCATCTCAAGCAGGACTACGGGCCAAATGATCCAACCATGAGGCGCATTAAGACAAATATCTGGCTCTAGGTTCCTCCAAACATTCTTTTCATTATCAATTTATGATCACCACAATT harbors:
- the prrc1 gene encoding protein PRRC1, producing MMEESGIETTPPVSPTPASTACSPALSTGVSSPMSLQGSNSIPVHNSSMSPSLPPLPPTSGFLNQMGTPSQFPPPATLAPFTSLPPFPPSSSSAVPTFVSPPPSAPMMSTPPAGPPMSTFPVSAGHDITKGHAGRTPQTPLIPTFSSPVPGPGVVSNPLNQQPVMSAGLVSGSPITFPEEQEDPRVSADVNSGGGIWGFFKGVAGNHVVKTVLDKTKYSVESMITTLDPGMAPYIKSGGDVDIVVTSDKEMAVGAVRDAFQEVFGLAMVSGEPGQSNIAPQPVGYAAGLKGAQERIDGLRRVGTIHENQPVVSMENFIAELFPDKWFDIGCLILEDPVHSIHIEVFTQATPLTLDVIQQAQALTPPNYSLRWSGLMVPVGEVLERSLPNISRSDWHQALTGTSQRHMIQSAAKALAGIYKLKMPSRTL